The segment TATTCACGGGGAAGAACAAGGTCCGCACCCGTAACTGGCAGGGGACGCTGAAGCGGATCTGGTCTTATCTGGCGAAGCGGAAGGGCAAGCTTGCCGTTGTATTGCTCATGGTGCTGCTCAGCTCCGCCTTAGGGCTTCTGGGCCCATTTCTGCTCGGTACCGCGGTCGATCAATTTCTGGAATCGGCGGGCAGCGCCAGCAGCGCGGATGACTGGACCTGGATCTATTTTCTGATCGGGCTGGGCGTCGTATTTATCCTGCAGGCGATCACGACCTGGCTGCATAACATCTGGATGATCGGCATCGCCCAGGAGACGGTATACCGCATGCGAACCGATCTGTTCACCCATCTGCACCGGCTGCCCATTCCGTTCTATGGCAAGCGGCAGCAGGGAGAAATTATGAGCCGCCTGACCAATGATATCGAGAATGTGAGCTCTACCCTAAATAGCTCCGCGATCCAGATCTTCTCCAGTGTACTGACGCTGGCGGGTACGGTTACGGTGATGCTGTGGCTCAGTCCGTTGCTGACACTGCTCACCTTTACGGTCGTGCCGCTCATGGCAGCCGGGCTTCGCTGGATTACCCGGCGCACCGGGCCGCTGTTCAAGGAGCGGCAGCGCAACCTGGGCGAGCTGAACGGCTACATTGAAGAAACCTTGTCCGGCCAGCGCGTCATCAAGGCGTTCTCGCAAGAGAAGCGGGTGCTGCGGGAGTTCCGGGAGCGCAATACGAAGATTCGCATGTCCGGCTTCTGGGCACAGACGATTTCCGGCTTTATTCCGAAGCTGATGAACGGCTTGAACAATTTAAGCTTCGCCATCGTAGCCGGCATCGGCGGAATTATGGCTATCAAGGGCTATATTACGATCGGCGTGATTGTCATATTCGAAAGCTATGCCAGACAGTTTACCCGGCCGCTGAATGATTTGGCGAACCAGTGGAATACCCTCTTGTCCGCAATGGCAGGCGCAGAGCGCGTGTTCGAGGTGCTGGATGAAGAGGTGGAGTCCAGGGATGAGGGCCAGGCGGTGAAGCTGGAGCGGGTAGAAGGCAGCGTCTCCTTCCAGAACGTGTCCTTCTCCTATGAAGAAGACGGCGATACGCTGGATGGAATCACGTTTGAGGCGAAGCCTGGGGAGATGATTGCACTGGTCGGGCCGACAGGCGCGGGAAAGACGACGCTGATCCAGCTCTTGTCCCGATTTTATGATCCGAATCAGGGACAGATTTTACTGGATGGACGGGATCTGTCGACCATTCAGCGCGAGAGCCTGCGATCTCACATGGCATTCGTGCTCCAGGATTCCTTCCTGTTCGAAGGGACGATTCGGGAAAATATCCGCTACGGGCGGCTTCAGGCCACCGACGAAGAGGTGGAGGAGGCGGCCAAGCTGGCCAATGCGCATTCCTTTATCATGCGTATGAATGACGGCTATGACAAGGTGCTGAAGCATGGTGGCAGCGGCATCAGTCAGGGACAGAAGCAGCTGCTGGCGATCGCCCGCGCGATCCTGGCGAACCCGTCCATCCTGGTGCTGGATGAAGCGACGAGCAGTATTGATACCGTGACCGAGATCAAGATTCAGGAAGGGCTGCAGCGCCTGATGAAGGGCCGGACCAGCTTTGTCATTGCACACCGGCTGAATACGATCCGCCAAGCAGACCGGATTCTGGTGCTTCAGGACGGTCGTTTGCTGGAACAGGGCTGTCATGAGGAGCTGCTGGAGCAAAAAGGATTTTATAGTGAGCTGTTCCACAGCCAGCTCAAGAAAACAGCCGACTAAACAAGGGGCAGCCTGTCAGCCCATCCGTCAAGGGGTGGAGGTGTAAGGCTGCCCTTATGTATAAAGGAGACTTGCCTGATGAAGGAGCTATTTACACTGGAAGACATTCACACCACACTTGCCAGCCAGCCGCTGGTGGTGCTCGTGCTCAAGACGCAGCATTGCGGGGTTTGCGAGGCCGTGCAGAGCAAGGTAGCTGCAATGCTGGAGCCGCGGGAGCATATTACCGGCATCTACGCCTATATGGAGCATGCTCCGGAGGTCGCGTCCGCCTTTATGGCGCTGACTTCCCCGGTCGTTCTGGTGTTTTATGAAGGGAAGGAAGTATACCGTGCTGCCCGCTTTGTGCGGATGGAGGAGCTGGAGGGGGCGCTGAACCGCTACGAAGAGGTGATGAAGCTGCCGTAAAACATAGGTTTTTGTAAGAAGGGTCAACAAAGTAGTTTTATTTCACTCCCGGTACCCATACACATAAGGGAACGTGCCTGCGTGCACCTGAAAGCAACAATGTCTGAGCTGGGGGTGACTCACATCACTGTTCGCAGACGCAATCCCAGATGGTTTGTCTCAACGACCCGGGCCTATCTTCATGCTGCCTACCGCACCAGACGGTCAAGGCCGATCTATCGTGAGCTGAGCTTCGCGGAGGACGATTCATCATCCTTTGCAGCCGTGCTGCCCTATGGACGGATTTGCAAAGACGGTATGCTTGTGCTGACAAAGCGCTTCCAGCTGCTGCAGGATATTTCCTTTACCTTTCAGGGAGAGCATCTGAAGCCGGTTCGAAGAATACAGATGCTGCAGCAATGGAGAGAGAAGCCCGCAAGGTTTCTCGGGAGAACGGCGGCTTATCTGTGCTCCGCCTCTCCCGGCAACTATTTTCACTGGATGCTTGATG is part of the Paenibacillus algicola genome and harbors:
- a CDS encoding ABC transporter ATP-binding protein is translated as MFRAFIEPFRQPRPRFELGEGKGIFTGKNKVRTRNWQGTLKRIWSYLAKRKGKLAVVLLMVLLSSALGLLGPFLLGTAVDQFLESAGSASSADDWTWIYFLIGLGVVFILQAITTWLHNIWMIGIAQETVYRMRTDLFTHLHRLPIPFYGKRQQGEIMSRLTNDIENVSSTLNSSAIQIFSSVLTLAGTVTVMLWLSPLLTLLTFTVVPLMAAGLRWITRRTGPLFKERQRNLGELNGYIEETLSGQRVIKAFSQEKRVLREFRERNTKIRMSGFWAQTISGFIPKLMNGLNNLSFAIVAGIGGIMAIKGYITIGVIVIFESYARQFTRPLNDLANQWNTLLSAMAGAERVFEVLDEEVESRDEGQAVKLERVEGSVSFQNVSFSYEEDGDTLDGITFEAKPGEMIALVGPTGAGKTTLIQLLSRFYDPNQGQILLDGRDLSTIQRESLRSHMAFVLQDSFLFEGTIRENIRYGRLQATDEEVEEAAKLANAHSFIMRMNDGYDKVLKHGGSGISQGQKQLLAIARAILANPSILVLDEATSSIDTVTEIKIQEGLQRLMKGRTSFVIAHRLNTIRQADRILVLQDGRLLEQGCHEELLEQKGFYSELFHSQLKKTAD
- a CDS encoding YbbN family protein, which produces MKELFTLEDIHTTLASQPLVVLVLKTQHCGVCEAVQSKVAAMLEPREHITGIYAYMEHAPEVASAFMALTSPVVLVFYEGKEVYRAARFVRMEELEGALNRYEEVMKLP